GCCTGATTCTTCACGGGCGTGGATAAGCTCGCTAGCGATCGCGCCGCCTGTCGCGTCTGCTGGGCCACCTTGGTCAGGGAAAAAGCGGGTTGCTGGAGAGAAACTGGACTCTGAAACGCTGTCATATTCACTACATACCCTTGCCATTTGCCAGTCTAGCAGACCCCTTAACGGGAACATAACCTCAGGGATTCTGGCATAGATCTTGGGCTAGGGTTCGTTTCGCCTGCTGCCACAATGCCTCTAGTTCTTCTAGGGAATAGTCCGTCAAACGGCTGCTGAGCCCTCTGTTCCACCTGGGCGAAGCGTTGAATGAAGCGGCGATTCGTCCCCTGCAACGCCGCCGCTGGGTCTAGGTCATACCAGCGGGCCAGGTTCACCAGGGTAAACAGCAGATCCCCCAGTTCCGCCTGCTGTTGCTCCGGGGATTCCTGGGCCAGGGCCTGGCGAAACTCTTGCAATTCCTCCTGGAATTTATCCCAAACGGCATCGATAGTGTCCCACTCGAAGCCGGCCGCCGCCGCCTTTTTAGAGATCTTCAGGGTGGCCATCAGCGGCGGCAGGGTGCGGCTGTATTTGCGTAACTTGGGGGTGAGCCGGTGGGGGTCGTGGGTTTGGCCTTTCTCTTGAGCCTTGATTCGGTCCCAGTTGCGGTGGACTTCCTCCACATCTTGCACCTGCACCTCGCCAAAGACATGGGGATGGCGCCGGATTAGCTTTTCGGTGATACCCTGGGCCACCTGGGCCATGGCGAAATCCCCGGCCTCGCTGGCGATCTGGGCCTGCAGCACCACCTGTAACAATAAATCGCCCAGTTCCTCTGCGATCGCATCTCGCTGCCCCTGCTGAATCGCATCCACCACCTCATAGGCTTCCTCGATCACATAGGGCATCAGACTCTCCGGCGTCTGCTGCAAATCCCAAGGGCAGCCCTCTTGGGGATGGCGCAACTGGGCCACCACCTCGATCAAGTGCTGCAGGGCCGCCAAAGCCTCGCCGTGCCGATCCCCGTTTACCTCAGCCATCGTGCCTCCTATCAATGTGCTGTTAATCCCGATGCTCTAACATTCAAGCGGCAAATTTTGCTGCCCCCTAGCTTCCTCGCCCCCCAGCAACTATAGATGGCCTTGCTTCAAGAACAGGTATGAGTGTGCTGGTGCCAACAGTCACTCTCAGGACAAAAACTGCCACTCCTTAAAGGTTGCCGCCTGTCCCACCCGTTTCCCAGTATCGTCCACCACATTCCAGATGATGGCCCGCTCAATATAAAACCGCCGCCCCTGACTAGAGATCCGCACCCCCCGATAATTATCCACATAGCCCTGGGCTTCCAACTGGGCTAGCATATTGGTCCGCTCCTGGCGATGCATTGGTTCCGCTGTATGGCGAGACGGGGTCTGGGTAAACCGGTCCCAGTTCAGCTGCCACAGATCTAAGGCCGCCTGATTGCCATAGTTCAAGACCGGATCGGCCTGGGTGCCGTGGGAGACCACCACCCGAGGCGCCCAAAACAACTGCCTCGCCGCCTCAGGGGCCGCAGCCGCCAGCGGCAACAGGTCCTGGCCCAGCCAATGGCGATAGCTGGCCAGCAACCGCTGGGACCAATCGATGATATCGGGCCGTTGCCAGAGGGGCTGAGACATCATGGTGAGAGTATTAAGTCCGTTCTGGTAGCATCAGCATTGGGACCGGGGGCCTGCGTGAACCACTTTCTCATAAGCATCACCATCATCGCCGCGGTCGCTGCCCTCGACGCTGCCGCCGCAGACTCGACACCAACCAATCGCTAACCGAATGGCTCAGGGCTCCCAGCTCAATGCCACAGACCAGAGCCAGCCACTGGGGGGCAAACTGCCGCAACCCCAAGGTCATGCCCTGACCAATATCTGCCCAGGTGACCTGGGCCCGGCCCAGACTATTGAGCACATCAATAATAATCAGCCCCAACAAGCCCAACCATAGGGATAGATACAGCACTCGCAGAGTAGTGCCGATGATGGGGCCATGGGAGAGGCGGGAGCGATGGCGCAGGCTACCGCGATAGGGCAGCCAAATCCAGCGGAACCAACCCCAGCGCTTGTACTGCACCGAGTGAATGTCCAAGTCGGGGCCAAACATGAAGCCGCCAAAGAGATACCCCCCCCCGACAATGCCAGTCAGCCAGGGATCCAGGGTAATTCGCGACGCCACTAATAGCACTAGCGGCAAGCTCCAAAGAGTGATGCGATCGTGGGTGCGTCCAGAGGGCATGGATCAGGTGTATCAGCATCAGCCCCTGGGGTCAATCCACCACCTCATACGGGTTTCTCAAATCCATGCCAAATGGGGTGCATCAAATGACCGTCTCTTTGGTACCATTAATATCCGTGCCACCCCGGGCGGTTAGCTCAGTTGGTAGAGCGCCTGCCTTACAAGCAGGATGTCACTGGTTCGAGTCCAGTACTGCCCATCGTCAACTGTACGGTGACGCATTATTTGTCATCAGTGACAGATTCATGTCATCAAACAACTGGTGACTTATTAGTGTCGTCTTACCATGCCCACCTAGATTTTGTAAGGCAGGCGCTCCTTTCAACTCGCTGAAATTTATTTCTCCTAAGGATTTTGTTTAAGCTGTCGCGCATTTAAAATACATTAACATCGTTTCCCTTATTCTTGAGCTTGCGGTCCCACTTTATAATCAACTCTCCCTCATTGAGTAGCTTATTTACCAGAGCCTCAAGCTCTTCTATAGACTTAAACAGACGACCAGAAATATATTCCTTTGCCGAATGCCAAACTAATTCTATGAGGTTATAGTCCGGACTGTATTCGGGTAGAAACTCTAACACCAAATGGGTCTTCCGGCTAGGGTATGCAATACAGCCCTGAAAATCGCTATAATCCTTACGGCGCAGGATTTTGCGGCATTCGTGACTCTGTTTAAGTTTCTAAGACCTACAAGTATTGCTACATAAGGGATTCGAGGTTTTTAGTAATGCAGTCAGCATAGTTTAGTCCAAAGAGTCACATTTCTTGGAAATATCCCAAAACTTGCTCCCACAATTCTCTCCTTATCTAATGAGGACAAAAAGGTTGTGCAGTTATACGCAGGAACTGCTGGAAGCCATGGACCCCTTATGCCTTTGAGCACCTGATTAAGCAGCTTCTGGAGGCTATGAACTATCAGAACGTGACCGTCACTTCCCCATCAAACGATAAGGGCGTAGACGTTGTAGCAGATATTGAGCTGGGGATCACCTCCGTTCGGGAAGTCGTTCAGGCAAAACGTCAAAAGACCAACACTCAACGTCCGGTGCTGGATGCCTTGAGAGGCTCTTTGTATCGGTTTCAGGCGGTGCGAGGCACCATTATCACCACGGGCAACTTTTCAAAGGGCACCGTACAGGTAGCTTTTGAAGCGGGGGAACTGCCAATCACCCTGATTAACGGAGAAAAGCTGGTTGATCTGCTGATTGAGTATGGTCTTGGCGTCCGTAACCGTACTATTGAGCTGTTAGAGCTGGATGCCGATGCTTTCGTCCAATCTGAAGAGAGTTTAGATGACGGGTAGATTGGAGCCATCAGGGCTTAAATTGTGATAGGACTGCTCAAGGCATCAAATCGCGGGGATAGCCTAA
This portion of the Halomicronema hongdechloris C2206 genome encodes:
- a CDS encoding MEKHLA domain-containing protein; the encoded protein is MMSQPLWQRPDIIDWSQRLLASYRHWLGQDLLPLAAAAPEAARQLFWAPRVVVSHGTQADPVLNYGNQAALDLWQLNWDRFTQTPSRHTAEPMHRQERTNMLAQLEAQGYVDNYRGVRISSQGRRFYIERAIIWNVVDDTGKRVGQAATFKEWQFLS
- a CDS encoding metal-binding protein — encoded protein: MPSGRTHDRITLWSLPLVLLVASRITLDPWLTGIVGGGYLFGGFMFGPDLDIHSVQYKRWGWFRWIWLPYRGSLRHRSRLSHGPIIGTTLRVLYLSLWLGLLGLIIIDVLNSLGRAQVTWADIGQGMTLGLRQFAPQWLALVCGIELGALSHSVSDWLVSSLRRQRRGQRPRR
- a CDS encoding restriction endonuclease, with amino-acid sequence MNYQNVTVTSPSNDKGVDVVADIELGITSVREVVQAKRQKTNTQRPVLDALRGSLYRFQAVRGTIITTGNFSKGTVQVAFEAGELPITLINGEKLVDLLIEYGLGVRNRTIELLELDADAFVQSEESLDDG